A single region of the Leptolyngbya subtilissima AS-A7 genome encodes:
- a CDS encoding EAL domain-containing protein: MQRFFPSWVNTSLGIRLGVAFSGITLLLSAVLGGVAGRQAEDQIERDMGYRLELMAGQLTEELDRSLFERYREIQIIAEFKLVGTFSQAMVERQSLLERLQSTYPDYTWIGFADTQGVVQVSTQDLLEGVSVAERDWFIAAKNEPFVGDVHDAKLLSKLLPPKADGAPLRLLDVAAPVYSDRGELQGVLGAHITWEWVEGVATSLMQDPAASNQAVFIVDAAGKVILGPEAWQGQQLNLNSLRLAQTESKGFTVERWPDGEHYLVGFFSSQGHSSYPGLGWTILVHEPVSTAFSPARALFWQILLGGLGLGCGFVVVGWIAAYRITKPLLQIAAAADQIRDGNRDVLLPRVKGRNEVSRLTEAFTQLIANLFAQETALRTSNSQLRQQLQAKRLMGRSLKRSHEQLRQIVDGIEDSLLLREVSTGKLIYSNNRFADLYQDVVADNSSPGAWLQYVHPDDRPWVAEKFADELQGKDFFNDEYRFIGADGHTRWIWNRSFPIRDEQGEVYRYVVIERDITEIKQATDALQQLMAGTAAVTGEAFFQQLVGHLASALDADCVYVAERQTDGMHTLAFWCEGELQPNITIAATEMPCALVLSQGFHRCVDQVAESFSTNPFLQRLKLKGYVGVTMTSAGGDVLGLLCVMSKRPLRDRIDYATILQIFANRAAAELERQQAEAALQQSEARFRLLAENVKDLVCLHDLSGKFLYLSPSCTALLGFEPEELVGSDPYRQCHPEDRPLIQPQFQQALHDPASGSITYRARCKNRRYIWLETLIKVIYSDEGVPTYLQTSSRDISDQVRMLQQMEHDATHDSLTGLPNRSLLLERLNLAIKRIHQHDDAQFAVLLIDLDRFKVINDSLGHPVGDRLLQLIAKRLQAAIGGVDLAARLGGDEFVLLIEDIDNLTAVVRTAERVLGSFQTAIPLASQDVVIGASIGIVLGDRSYNEGINILRDAEIAMYSAKQTGQLGYTIFNQTMHQKALQRLELENALRLAIAQQELTLRYQPIVDLATGGLVGFEALVRWQHPVQGMISPVDFIPIAEDTGLIVPLGTWVLKTACQQLAAWQAQFPASAALKMSVNLSVVQLKEANLVALVEQVLAETGLPGHCLALEITESMFMEDIEVINQRLQQLNQRDIQISIDDFGTGFSSLSYLHRLSVNNLKIDRSFVNNLSESHRNLSMARTIINLSQQLGLTTIAEGIETPEQLQQLKSLGCQLGQGYLFNAPVTAAVAETLVTELTEVQMA, translated from the coding sequence ATGCAGCGATTTTTTCCGTCCTGGGTCAACACCAGCCTAGGTATCCGTTTGGGAGTTGCCTTTAGCGGCATCACGCTTTTGCTGTCGGCTGTTTTAGGCGGTGTGGCCGGTAGACAGGCAGAGGATCAGATCGAGCGCGACATGGGCTACAGGCTGGAGCTGATGGCGGGCCAGCTTACAGAAGAATTAGACCGCAGTCTGTTTGAGCGCTACCGTGAGATTCAAATTATTGCCGAGTTCAAGCTGGTGGGAACGTTTTCCCAGGCCATGGTTGAGCGGCAGTCGTTGCTTGAACGTCTCCAGAGCACCTACCCCGACTACACCTGGATTGGCTTTGCCGACACCCAAGGTGTCGTTCAAGTCAGCACCCAGGACTTGCTAGAGGGGGTGAGCGTGGCTGAGCGAGACTGGTTTATTGCGGCCAAAAATGAACCCTTCGTGGGAGATGTGCACGATGCCAAGTTGCTGAGTAAGCTTTTGCCGCCCAAGGCCGATGGAGCCCCTCTGCGTCTGCTAGATGTGGCCGCTCCTGTGTATAGCGATCGCGGAGAACTGCAAGGTGTTTTGGGCGCTCACATCACCTGGGAATGGGTGGAAGGGGTAGCAACTTCGCTAATGCAGGATCCCGCTGCCAGTAATCAAGCTGTTTTTATTGTTGATGCTGCAGGCAAGGTTATTCTTGGCCCTGAAGCTTGGCAGGGGCAGCAGCTGAACTTAAACAGCTTGCGTCTGGCTCAGACCGAGTCAAAGGGTTTTACTGTGGAGCGCTGGCCCGATGGTGAACACTACTTGGTAGGGTTTTTTAGTAGCCAGGGGCATAGCAGCTACCCCGGCTTGGGCTGGACGATTTTAGTGCACGAGCCGGTGTCTACAGCTTTTAGCCCAGCTCGCGCCCTATTTTGGCAAATTTTGCTGGGCGGGCTAGGCCTCGGCTGTGGGTTTGTGGTTGTGGGTTGGATCGCCGCCTACCGCATCACCAAGCCCCTGCTGCAAATTGCCGCCGCCGCCGATCAAATTCGTGACGGCAACCGCGATGTGCTGCTGCCTCGGGTCAAGGGCCGCAACGAGGTCTCTCGGTTAACGGAGGCATTCACCCAGCTGATTGCTAATTTGTTCGCCCAGGAAACGGCGTTGCGTACGAGCAACTCACAGCTCAGGCAGCAGCTTCAGGCTAAAAGGCTGATGGGGCGATCGCTGAAGCGGAGCCACGAACAGCTGCGGCAGATCGTTGATGGCATCGAAGATTCGCTGCTGCTGCGAGAGGTCAGCACTGGCAAGCTGATTTACTCCAACAATCGGTTTGCGGATCTCTACCAAGATGTCGTGGCCGACAACTCTTCCCCTGGAGCCTGGCTACAGTACGTTCATCCTGACGATCGCCCCTGGGTTGCTGAGAAATTTGCAGACGAGCTGCAGGGCAAAGACTTTTTCAATGACGAATATCGGTTCATTGGCGCTGACGGCCACACCCGCTGGATATGGAATCGCTCGTTTCCAATTCGAGATGAGCAGGGTGAGGTTTACCGCTACGTGGTCATTGAGCGCGATATTACTGAGATTAAGCAAGCTACCGACGCCTTGCAACAGCTAATGGCTGGCACGGCAGCTGTCACCGGGGAAGCGTTTTTTCAACAGCTGGTGGGGCATTTGGCCTCAGCCCTAGATGCCGACTGCGTCTATGTAGCAGAACGCCAAACCGACGGGATGCACACCCTAGCCTTTTGGTGTGAGGGAGAGCTACAGCCCAATATCACGATCGCGGCTACGGAGATGCCCTGTGCCCTGGTGCTAAGTCAAGGGTTTCATCGCTGCGTTGACCAAGTTGCTGAGTCGTTCTCCACCAACCCCTTTTTGCAGCGTTTGAAGTTAAAGGGCTACGTAGGGGTAACGATGACCAGCGCCGGGGGCGATGTGCTGGGTCTGCTCTGCGTGATGAGTAAGCGGCCTCTGCGCGATCGCATTGACTACGCTACCATTCTGCAAATTTTTGCCAACCGAGCCGCTGCTGAGCTAGAGCGTCAGCAGGCTGAAGCGGCCTTACAACAGAGTGAGGCCCGCTTTCGACTGCTGGCTGAGAATGTTAAAGACTTGGTCTGTCTACACGACCTGTCGGGTAAGTTTCTCTACCTGAGCCCCTCTTGCACCGCGCTCCTGGGTTTTGAGCCCGAAGAATTGGTGGGCAGCGATCCCTACCGCCAGTGCCACCCAGAAGATCGCCCCCTGATTCAGCCTCAGTTTCAGCAGGCCCTTCACGATCCAGCCTCTGGCTCAATCACCTATCGGGCGCGCTGCAAAAATAGGCGCTATATCTGGCTCGAAACTCTCATCAAGGTGATTTACTCAGACGAGGGAGTGCCCACTTACCTGCAAACCAGCTCTCGCGACATTAGTGACCAGGTGCGCATGCTTCAGCAGATGGAGCACGACGCCACCCATGATAGCCTGACCGGGTTGCCCAATCGCAGCCTGCTGCTTGAGCGGTTGAATCTGGCGATCAAGCGGATTCATCAGCATGATGACGCGCAGTTCGCGGTGCTGCTGATTGATCTTGATCGCTTCAAGGTAATTAACGATAGCCTCGGGCATCCGGTGGGCGATCGCCTGCTACAGCTCATTGCCAAGCGGCTGCAGGCTGCCATCGGCGGCGTTGATCTGGCGGCCCGCCTAGGCGGCGACGAATTTGTGCTGCTGATCGAAGACATCGACAATTTGACGGCGGTGGTGCGCACCGCCGAGAGAGTGTTAGGCAGTTTTCAAACGGCTATACCTCTGGCTAGCCAAGATGTCGTCATCGGGGCCAGCATTGGCATTGTGCTGGGCGATCGCAGCTATAACGAAGGCATCAATATTCTGCGCGATGCCGAAATTGCCATGTACTCAGCCAAGCAAACGGGCCAGCTAGGCTATACGATTTTCAACCAAACCATGCACCAGAAGGCGTTGCAGCGCCTAGAACTGGAAAATGCCCTGCGTCTGGCTATTGCCCAGCAGGAGTTGACCCTGCGCTACCAGCCCATCGTCGATTTGGCCACTGGCGGGCTAGTTGGCTTTGAGGCCCTGGTCCGCTGGCAACATCCGGTTCAAGGCATGATCTCCCCCGTCGATTTCATCCCCATTGCCGAAGATACAGGGCTCATAGTGCCCCTCGGCACCTGGGTATTAAAAACCGCCTGTCAGCAGTTGGCCGCCTGGCAGGCGCAGTTTCCTGCGTCAGCAGCGCTCAAAATGAGCGTTAACCTTTCAGTGGTTCAGCTCAAAGAGGCCAACCTGGTGGCTTTAGTGGAGCAGGTTTTAGCTGAAACCGGGTTGCCGGGGCATTGCCTTGCCCTCGAAATTACTGAAAGCATGTTTATGGAAGACATCGAAGTCATCAACCAGCGGCTACAGCAGCTCAACCAGCGGGACATCCAGATCAGCATTGATGACTTTGGTACCGGGTTCTCTTCCCTCAGCTATTTGCACCGGCTCTCGGTCAACAACCTCAAAATCGATCGGTCGTTTGTCAACAACCTGTCTGAGAGTCATCGCAACCTCAGCATGGCGAGAACGATTATTAATCTGTCTCAGCAGCTGGGCCTAACTACCATTGCCGAAGGCATTGAAACCCCAGAACAGCTCCAGCAGCTCAAATCACTGGGCTGCCAACTGGGCCAGGGATACCTGTTTAATGCCCCGGTCACGGCGGCGGTAGCAGAAACCCTTGTGACTGAGCTAACTGAGGTTCAGATGGCCTAG